CCGGACGCGTCGCGGCGTCGATGGCGTCGGTGAGGAAGGGGCTGGGCTCGCCCGCCCACGAGATGAAGGCTCGGTCTCGAGCGCGAGTGATGCTCACGTAGAGGAGGTTGCGCTCGCGCCCGAGTGCGTCTTCGCGCAACGCGACGTCCCTGATTCGCAGCACGCGGGCCGGTGGCAGGAACGCGTCCGAGGCATCGGCGACGAATACGACCTTGAACTCGAGGCCCTTCGCGCGGTGCATCGTCCCGACGGAGACAGCCGCCGCTCCGGCGGGCGTGTCCTTGAGCAGGCACGCGTCGATGCCGGCGGCCGAAAGGCCGGCGGCGATGGCTTCGACCCGGGCAGTCCGCGGAGCGAAGATCGCGATCTCGCCGGCGTGGATGCCTGCGCCACGGGCCTTGCGGATCTCGCCGCTGATGAACTCGACCTGCTCGGTATCGTTCCTGCACGGCCGAAGGACCGGATCGGGTCCTGCGAGGATGCTGCGCGTGCCGCGGCGCGACTCGTCGCCACCGTCGAGGT
The Deltaproteobacteria bacterium DNA segment above includes these coding regions:
- a CDS encoding ATP-binding domain-containing protein, with translation MKAEWDFVIRPHGIRTWDEYLTVSRAGRGSALSAQQRKQVWSAVDRVLRSMDETSHFDYPGICILARDAVTAGSERVFDAVIVDEIQDLGAQELRFLAALAGDGPDSMLLVGDGGQRIYARRFSLKSLGIPVAGRSHVLRINYRTTAQIRRFADRVADASSDDLDGGDESRRGTRSILAGPDPVLRPCRNDTEQVEFISGEIRKARGAGIHAGEIAIFAPRTARVEAIAAGLSAAGIDACLLKDTPAGAAAVSVGTMHRAKGLEFKVVFVADASDAFLPPARVLRIRDVALREDALGRERNLLYVSITRARDRAFISWAGEPSPFLTDAIDAATRPERKPSR